The Cronobacter sakazakii genome has a window encoding:
- a CDS encoding LysR family transcriptional regulator has protein sequence MTIKENDFRKIDLNLLIAFAVLFREQSVSLAADKLHLGQPAVSGALARLRDMFDDPLFIRSGHRMQPTARAVALHGELMPLLEQLQSALFQQAEFHPQQASATITLGMTDWVEMWLMPQLIPALREAAPGVRLNVVASSPFSDPRRLEEGELDMAISVAQAGPRWQEREVLVSMPFVTLWHPSQLSLTAPLTLEDYVREPHLMVTYREATSSLIDTLLARQGARRSVCYTTPHFAGLPGLLMQMPALATVPAGLCDMWQTAWGLSASPVPLDVPPFEVALLWHQRHNSDPALMWLRGFIQRLIANGE, from the coding sequence ATGACTATCAAAGAAAACGATTTCCGCAAAATCGATCTCAACCTGCTCATCGCGTTTGCGGTGCTGTTTCGCGAGCAGAGCGTGTCGCTCGCGGCCGATAAACTGCATCTCGGGCAGCCCGCGGTCAGCGGCGCGCTCGCGCGCCTGCGCGATATGTTCGATGACCCGCTGTTTATTCGCAGCGGCCACCGGATGCAGCCGACCGCGCGCGCCGTCGCTCTGCATGGCGAGCTGATGCCGCTGCTGGAGCAGCTTCAGTCAGCGCTGTTCCAGCAGGCTGAATTTCACCCGCAGCAGGCGAGCGCCACCATTACGCTTGGCATGACCGACTGGGTGGAGATGTGGCTGATGCCGCAACTGATCCCGGCGCTGCGCGAAGCCGCGCCCGGCGTGCGGCTTAACGTGGTGGCAAGCTCGCCGTTTAGCGATCCGCGCCGTCTGGAGGAAGGCGAGCTGGATATGGCGATAAGCGTGGCGCAGGCCGGGCCGCGCTGGCAGGAGCGCGAGGTGTTAGTGAGCATGCCGTTTGTGACGCTCTGGCACCCGTCGCAGCTCAGCCTCACCGCCCCGCTGACGCTTGAGGATTACGTGCGAGAACCGCACCTGATGGTGACCTACCGCGAAGCGACTAGCAGCCTGATTGATACGCTACTGGCACGCCAGGGAGCGCGCCGCAGCGTTTGCTACACCACGCCGCACTTCGCGGGCCTGCCGGGACTTCTGATGCAGATGCCCGCGCTCGCGACCGTGCCCGCGGGGCTGTGTGATATGTGGCAAACGGCCTGGGGGCTTTCGGCAAGCCCGGTGCCGCTCGACGTGCCGCCGTTTGAAGTGGCGCTGCTGTGGCATCAGCGCCATAACAGCGATCCGGCGTTGATGTGGTTACGCGGATTTATTCAGCGGCTGATAGCGAACGGCGAATAA
- the yohP gene encoding small membrane protein YohP: MKIILWAVLIIFLIGLLVVTGVFKMIF, from the coding sequence ATGAAAATCATTCTGTGGGCGGTACTGATTATTTTTCTGATTGGGCTGTTAGTGGTGACGGGCGTATTTAAAATGATCTTCTGA
- a CDS encoding MBL fold metallo-hydrolase, producing MMKTAATLLALFTFALAAPLGAAPLPVNSAQAPGYYRMMLGDWQITAVSDGTVTIPADKLLTRITPDALKTRLADDALTPQVETSINAYVINTGDKLILVDSGAGALLGNNGGHLPENLRAAGIDPSQIDTVLLTHIHADHSGGVQRDGKPVFPNATVRVDQRDLDFWLNPAHEKEVEASQRHTFAESEQSLRPVISAGKMKAFHAPAQIMPDIEALPAPGHTPGSVIYKVTRGGETLLLWGDIIHVKAVQMPQPKVAIHFDVNQDEAVAMREKTLKMAAQSNAWVASAHIAFPGIGKIKAQGDGYRWVPVNYSSHGAK from the coding sequence ATGATGAAAACTGCCGCAACCTTACTGGCGCTTTTCACTTTCGCGCTGGCCGCGCCGCTTGGCGCTGCGCCATTGCCTGTTAACAGCGCGCAGGCGCCCGGCTATTACCGCATGATGCTCGGCGACTGGCAGATAACGGCTGTCTCTGACGGCACCGTGACCATTCCCGCCGACAAACTCCTGACCCGCATCACGCCTGACGCTCTCAAAACGCGCCTCGCCGATGACGCGCTGACGCCGCAGGTCGAAACCTCCATTAATGCCTACGTCATTAACACTGGTGATAAACTCATCCTGGTGGACAGCGGCGCGGGCGCGCTGCTGGGCAATAATGGCGGTCATCTGCCGGAAAATCTGCGTGCCGCCGGTATCGACCCGTCGCAAATCGACACGGTCCTGCTGACGCACATTCACGCCGATCACTCCGGCGGCGTGCAGCGCGACGGTAAACCGGTCTTCCCGAACGCCACCGTGCGGGTGGATCAGCGCGACCTCGATTTCTGGCTCAACCCGGCGCATGAAAAGGAAGTCGAAGCCAGCCAGCGCCATACGTTTGCGGAATCGGAGCAGTCGCTGCGCCCGGTCATCAGCGCCGGAAAGATGAAGGCGTTCCACGCGCCCGCGCAAATCATGCCCGACATTGAAGCACTGCCCGCGCCCGGCCACACGCCCGGCAGTGTGATTTACAAAGTGACCCGCGGCGGTGAAACGCTTTTACTGTGGGGCGATATTATCCATGTGAAAGCGGTGCAGATGCCGCAGCCGAAAGTGGCGATTCATTTTGATGTCAATCAGGACGAGGCGGTGGCCATGCGGGAGAAAACGCTGAAAATGGCGGCGCAGAGCAACGCCTGGGTGGCCTCGGCGCATATCGCGTTTCCGGGTATCGGCAAGATAAAAGCGCAGGGAGACGGGTATCGCTGGGTGCCGGTCAACTACAGCAGCCACGGCGCGAAGTAA